Proteins from a single region of Ischnura elegans chromosome 2, ioIscEleg1.1, whole genome shotgun sequence:
- the LOC124153909 gene encoding REST corepressor 1, translated as MVLAERNSDNVRNGRRSRGPSPNGHATDTSTEEEGDEKIRVGKDFQALIPEFTPVIDRRPDLNAERALLVWSPTVDIPDCKLDEYISLAKEKYGYNGEQALGMLFWHKHDLEKAILDLANFTPFPDEWTVEDKVLFEQAFQFHGKSFHRIRQMLPDKSIASLVKYYYSWKKTRSRTSLMDRQARKLAAQREEGSEGGSELGSNTDSDSDEKKWTIHRGIRRKSGSPPRGVQNEEKEGESSKNSCANCGVGCTHVHPTQKGNMCNACYQYLRRTGMLRPTTGPVKREGRDRHHLLMRHRRKPPRGMYINHDDLAAMATGPAGQGEAMLKAMDREIVSLKRQVQNHKQTISALKRKTGEGIDDLRPPDSNNRINARWTNDELLLAVQGVRKYGKDFRAIAEVIGTKTEAHLRSFFVNYRRRYNLDAVLKEYEAENGPIMDDEKEEKMETDGSEGSETSTPTPGASSPVTVSSPGINKQPFSKVPLLQSTQAAK; from the exons atggtgtTAGCGGAAAGAAATTCGGATAATGTGCGTAATGGCAGAAGATCCCGCGGACCGAGTCCTAATGGTCATGCTACTGATACCAGTACAGAGGAAGAAGGCG ATGAGAAGATACGGGTGGGAAAGGATTTTCAAGCATTGATTCCCGAGTTTACTCCTGTTATTG ACCGCCGTCCAGATTTAAATGCTGAAAGAGCTCTGTTGGTGTGGTCACCCACTGTGGACATTCCGGATTGTAAAT TGGATGAATATATTTCACTAGCCAAAGAAAAGTATGGTTACAATGGAGAGCAAGCTTTGGGAATGTTGTTCTGGCATAAGCATGACCTGGAGAAGGCAATATTGGACTTGGCAAACTTCACACCATTTCCTGATGAGTGGACTGTGGAGGATAAAGTCCTATTTGAGCAAGCTTTTCAATTTCATGGCAAAAGTTTTCATAGGATAAGGCAAATG CTTCCAGATAAATCAATTGCCAGTTTGGTAAAGTACTACTATTCATGGAAAAAAACCCGAAGCCGAACTAGTTTAATGGACAGGCAAGCAAGGAAGTTGGCTGCTCAACGAGAAGAAGGCAGTGAGGGTGGTTCAGAGCTTGGCTCAAATACTGATTCTGATTCTGATGAAAAG AAGTGGACCATTCATCGAGGAATCAGACGTAAGAGTGGATCACCACCAAGAGGTGTACAAAATGAGGAG AAGGAGGGTGAATCAAGCAAGAATTCTTGTGCGAACTGTGGTGTTGGATGCACACATGTCCACCCTACTCAAAAAGGAAATATGTGCAATGCATGCTATCAGTATCTTAG GCGAACTGGAATGCTTCGCCCTACTACTGGTCCTGTGAAACGAGAGGGTCGGGATCGGCATCATTTACTCATGAGGCACCGAAGGAAGCCTCCTCGTGGAATGTATATCAACCATGATGACCTTGCTGCCATGGCAACTGGTCCTGCAGGTCAGGGAGAAGCAATGCTTAAGGCAATGGACCGAGAAATAGTTTCCTTGAAGCGGCAA GTGCAAAACCATAAGCAAACTATCAGTGCATTGAAACGGAAGACTGGTGAAGGCATTGATGATCTCAGACCACCTGATTCCAACAATCGTATCAATGCCAGATGGACAAATGATGAACTTCTTTTAGCAGTTCAAG GTGTTCGGAAATATGGGAAAGACTTCAGAGCTATTGCTGAGGTTATTGGCACTAAAACAGAGGCTCACTTGAGGAGTTTCTTCGTTAATTATAGACGAAGGTATAATCTGGATGCCGTATTGAAGGAATATGAGGCAGAAAATGGACCTATAATGGATGATGAGAAAGAAGAGAAG ATGGAAACGGACGGCAGTGAAGGCAGTGAAACCAGTACACCAACTCCTGGAGCTAGTTCTCCTGTGACCGTTAGCTCGCCTGGTATAAACAAGCAACCATTTTCCAAAGTGCCCCTCCTACAGTCCACCCAAGCAGCCAAATGA